The Leptospira licerasiae serovar Varillal str. VAR 010 genome segment ATAAATCCTACCACAGGTTTTTTGACATTCGCTTTGATATAAGCGGCAGCTTCCTCTTCGGAAGTTCCCCCGATCTCTCCGATCATTACGATCCCTTTAGTTTCAGGATCCTCATTCAGAAGTTTGACAGCTTCTGTGTGATTCATTCCTGGAACAGGGTCACCGCCGATACCGATCACGGTAGATTGTCCTAAACCGTGTTGGCTAAGTTGAGCGACCGATTCGTAAGTTAAGGTCCCGGAACGGGAAACGATACCGATACTTCCTGCTTGGTGAATGAAACCTGGCATGATCCCCATTTTTACGTTGTACTTTGGAGAAATGATCCCTGGGCAATTCGGTCCGATCAATCTAGTCTTGGAATTTCTTAAAGCGCTATAGACCTTCAACATATCGTGTGTTGGAATTCCTTCGGTAATACAAACAACTAAAGGGATCTCATTAAAGATACCCTCTAAGATAGCGTCTGCTGCAAATGGAGGCGGAACGAAAATGATAGATGCGTTCGCACCTTCTTTTTCCATCGCGTCTTTTAGACTATTGAATACAGGAACTGCCTTACCTACTAAATCGGCCTTTTGACCTCCTTTTCCTGGAGTGACACCGCCGACCACATTGGTCCCATATTCGATCATCTGCTGTGCATGGAAAGAACCTTCTTTTCCGGTAATACCCTGTACTACGACTCTCGTATTGTTATCTACTAATACTGCCATGTTATATTAAGTTAACC includes the following:
- the sucD gene encoding succinate--CoA ligase subunit alpha, whose translation is MAVLVDNNTRVVVQGITGKEGSFHAQQMIEYGTNVVGGVTPGKGGQKADLVGKAVPVFNSLKDAMEKEGANASIIFVPPPFAADAILEGIFNEIPLVVCITEGIPTHDMLKVYSALRNSKTRLIGPNCPGIISPKYNVKMGIMPGFIHQAGSIGIVSRSGTLTYESVAQLSQHGLGQSTVIGIGGDPVPGMNHTEAVKLLNEDPETKGIVMIGEIGGTSEEEAAAYIKANVKKPVVGFIAGQTAPPGKRMGHAGAIISGGMGTASSKMKAMQDAGISVCQSIAEVGEKMKKALG